One window of the Parasphingopyxis algicola genome contains the following:
- a CDS encoding fumarylacetoacetate hydrolase family protein codes for MKLGSLKAGRDGKLVVVSHDLAWCADAAHIAPTLQAALDDWDTIAPQLENLATDLAHDAIPKERFHEREAASPLPRAYQWADGSAYVNHVVLVRKARGAEIPDSFWEDPLMYQGGSDGFIGPRDPIPLPDEEWGCDLEAEIVVVTGDVPQGASRDEALGAIRLVGLVNDVSLRNLIPAELGKGFGFVQSKPASAFSPVFVTPDELPNWKEGKLHGPLMVDLNGKPFGRADAGEDMTFDFGTLVAHLAKTRNLVAGSIIGSGTVSNRDEDGGPGKPIDQGGRGYSCLAEVRMVEKILDGEMKTPFLSHGDTVRIWMEDEHGHATFGTIEQEVVEV; via the coding sequence ATGAAATTGGGATCGCTCAAGGCTGGCCGGGACGGGAAACTGGTCGTTGTCAGCCATGATCTCGCCTGGTGCGCCGATGCCGCGCATATCGCACCGACCCTGCAGGCGGCGCTCGACGATTGGGATACGATCGCGCCGCAGCTCGAGAATCTTGCGACCGACCTCGCGCACGACGCCATTCCCAAGGAACGGTTTCACGAGCGCGAGGCGGCATCGCCGCTGCCGCGCGCCTATCAATGGGCGGATGGGTCTGCCTATGTGAATCACGTCGTCCTCGTGCGCAAGGCGCGCGGCGCCGAGATTCCTGACAGTTTCTGGGAAGACCCGCTGATGTATCAGGGCGGCTCGGACGGGTTTATCGGTCCGCGCGATCCGATCCCGCTTCCCGACGAGGAATGGGGCTGCGATCTCGAGGCCGAGATCGTCGTCGTCACCGGCGATGTGCCGCAGGGCGCGAGCCGCGACGAGGCGCTGGGTGCGATCCGGCTCGTCGGGCTAGTGAACGACGTATCCTTGCGCAACCTGATTCCCGCCGAGCTCGGCAAGGGGTTCGGCTTCGTCCAGTCGAAACCGGCGAGCGCCTTTTCGCCGGTATTCGTGACACCGGACGAACTCCCCAACTGGAAGGAGGGCAAGCTGCACGGGCCGCTGATGGTCGATCTCAACGGCAAGCCGTTCGGCCGCGCCGATGCCGGCGAGGACATGACCTTCGATTTCGGCACGCTCGTCGCGCACCTCGCAAAGACGCGGAACCTCGTGGCGGGTTCCATCATCGGTTCGGGCACCGTGTCCAACCGCGACGAAGATGGCGGTCCGGGCAAGCCGATCGACCAGGGCGGACGCGGCTATAGCTGCCTCGCCGAGGTCCGGATGGTGGAGAAGATCCTCGACGGCGAGATGAAGACGCCCTTC